One region of Terriglobales bacterium genomic DNA includes:
- a CDS encoding M1 family aminopeptidase, with product MTLAHRPLRRAGLLFLAVLFALPGFAAEKARLEVTNYTIDVDLIPQTHRLTAKAKVEFTATDDINTAVFELHNAMRVSKVTDAAGKPLQPERVTQDSTVRVPLPSGLNKGQSSTLTFEYEGMISDADDSPVEGLQLAHIATDSTYLLYAGRWFPLVNYGIDRFTATINVTAPTGMKVIGSGATAARAAAPAGPKAAGAGKVTHSFVWDKPSFPGTILAGEYETFKGVSGGMTVNVFFKPNHKAEGPAYADTAARELEYFASLYGPAPSRTLNLVELPTDTVPTAWAPELAAITGFAVSPKTNYRLLANVISHQWWGVSVSPASKADMWLSDGFARYSEMRYVEFAAGQSGLEEAAKDMAVGALAYDTTPLSQVSRLDNFSPEFQSLVSDKGGMILHMLRWVLGDVPFDRTMRAFAQQYAGKSASAADFRTLAESLSGQKLTAFFTQWLDSTGAPEFRNKYTIYRLGGNKGFRVSGQISQDLDLFSMPLEVRVDTDGKTEMKRITVSGTESPYIIETFGKPRRIVIDPYSRVLKNSPELKVRASILRGQQLVREGDLTEALKEFQKALDSNKSSSLAHYRIAEVFFLQKNYQSAANEYREALNGDGDPRWTEVWSHIQLGKIFDITGQRERATNEYRQAIQTNDNTQGALDEARKYLQAPYSQNKDRERDGD from the coding sequence ATGACGCTCGCACATCGGCCCCTGCGACGTGCCGGTCTTCTCTTCCTCGCGGTGCTGTTCGCCCTGCCCGGGTTTGCCGCCGAGAAGGCGCGCCTTGAGGTCACTAACTACACCATTGACGTCGACCTCATCCCGCAGACCCACCGCCTCACCGCCAAGGCGAAGGTCGAGTTCACCGCCACCGACGACATCAACACCGCGGTCTTCGAGCTGCACAACGCCATGCGTGTCAGCAAGGTCACCGACGCCGCCGGCAAGCCGCTCCAGCCCGAGCGCGTCACCCAGGACTCCACCGTCCGCGTGCCGCTGCCCTCCGGCCTCAACAAGGGCCAGTCCTCCACGCTCACCTTCGAATACGAAGGCATGATCTCCGACGCCGACGACTCGCCGGTCGAAGGCCTGCAGCTCGCGCACATCGCCACCGATTCCACCTATCTGCTCTACGCCGGCCGCTGGTTCCCGCTCGTCAACTATGGCATCGACCGCTTTACCGCCACCATCAACGTCACCGCGCCCACCGGCATGAAGGTCATCGGCTCAGGCGCGACCGCCGCGCGCGCCGCCGCTCCCGCCGGTCCCAAAGCCGCCGGGGCGGGCAAGGTCACGCACTCCTTCGTCTGGGACAAGCCCAGCTTCCCCGGCACCATCCTCGCGGGGGAATACGAGACCTTCAAGGGCGTCTCCGGCGGCATGACCGTCAACGTCTTCTTCAAGCCCAACCACAAGGCCGAAGGCCCCGCCTACGCCGACACCGCCGCGCGCGAGCTGGAATACTTCGCCTCGCTTTACGGCCCCGCGCCCTCGCGCACGCTGAACCTGGTCGAGCTGCCCACCGACACCGTCCCGACCGCGTGGGCGCCCGAACTCGCCGCCATTACCGGTTTCGCCGTCAGCCCCAAGACCAACTACCGCCTGCTCGCCAACGTGATCTCGCACCAGTGGTGGGGCGTCTCGGTCAGCCCGGCCTCGAAGGCCGACATGTGGCTCTCCGACGGCTTCGCGCGCTATAGCGAGATGCGCTACGTCGAGTTCGCCGCCGGGCAGTCCGGCCTGGAAGAAGCCGCCAAGGACATGGCCGTCGGCGCGCTCGCCTACGACACCACGCCGCTCTCCCAGGTCTCGCGCCTCGACAACTTCTCGCCCGAGTTCCAGTCGCTGGTCTCCGACAAGGGCGGCATGATCCTGCACATGCTGCGCTGGGTGCTGGGCGACGTGCCCTTCGACCGTACCATGCGCGCCTTCGCCCAGCAGTACGCCGGCAAGAGCGCCAGCGCCGCCGACTTCCGCACGCTCGCCGAATCGCTCTCCGGCCAGAAGCTCACCGCGTTCTTCACCCAGTGGCTCGATTCCACCGGTGCCCCTGAGTTCCGCAACAAGTACACCATCTACCGCCTCGGCGGGAACAAAGGCTTCCGCGTCTCCGGCCAGATCTCGCAGGACCTCGACCTGTTCTCCATGCCGCTCGAGGTCCGCGTCGATACCGACGGCAAGACCGAGATGAAGCGCATCACCGTCTCCGGCACCGAGTCGCCCTACATCATCGAGACCTTCGGCAAGCCGCGCCGCATCGTCATCGACCCCTACAGCCGCGTGCTGAAGAACTCGCCCGAGCTCAAGGTGCGCGCCTCCATCCTGCGCGGACAGCAGCTCGTGCGCGAGGGCGACCTCACCGAGGCGCTCAAGGAGTTCCAGAAGGCGCTCGACTCCAACAAGAGCAGCTCGCTCGCCCACTATCGGATCGCCGAGGTCTTCTTCCTCCAGAAGAACTACCAGTCCGCCGCGAACGAGTACCGCGAGGCGCTCAACGGCGACGGCGACCCGCGCTGGACCGAGGTCTGGAGCCACATCCAGCTCGGCAAGATCTTCGATATCACCGGCCAGCGCGAGCGCGCCACCAACGAGTACCGCCAGGCCATCCAGACCAACGACAACACCCAGGGCGCGCTCGACGAGGCCCGCAAGTACCTCCAGGCCCCTTACTCGCAGAACAAGGACCGCGAGCGCGACGGCGACTAG
- a CDS encoding SAM-dependent methyltransferase, which produces MAALRELIVERIRQHGPMPFSEYMELCLYHPEWGYYARPQEKFGKAGDFYTSSDVHAVFGRLQARQFEEMWRALGEPARLELIELGPGRGLFARDVLDWSQKKFPKFFEALHYVLVERSAGLRQRLFDTLQSHVKSGKAEVAEKLPQAREHAIVFANEFFDALPVEIIDHRGLVCVGEREGRFVETFAPIDEAYQEVLAEYSVRPQAGERVERCLQAMDQIFFAGEAMKRGFAVVIDYGYTQAEQIAGRHLDTLMCYREHKASEDPYEAPGEQDITAHVNFTALEGWAEKAFLYKLGFVTQSQFLLGIGEETQFADAFEGCSVPQEHAKVALQLKHLVTPAGMGETFHVMVLGKGVEQAPRLSGLEFSSKR; this is translated from the coding sequence GTGGCGGCACTGAGAGAGCTCATCGTGGAGCGCATCCGGCAGCATGGGCCGATGCCGTTTTCCGAGTACATGGAGCTGTGCCTCTATCACCCGGAGTGGGGCTACTACGCGCGGCCGCAGGAGAAGTTCGGCAAGGCCGGCGACTTCTACACCAGCTCCGACGTGCACGCGGTGTTCGGGCGGTTGCAGGCGCGGCAGTTCGAGGAGATGTGGCGCGCGCTGGGCGAGCCGGCGCGGCTGGAGCTGATCGAACTGGGGCCGGGGCGCGGGCTGTTCGCGCGCGACGTGCTGGACTGGTCGCAGAAGAAGTTTCCCAAGTTTTTCGAGGCGCTGCATTACGTGCTGGTCGAGCGCTCGGCGGGATTGCGGCAGCGGCTGTTCGACACGCTGCAATCGCATGTGAAATCGGGCAAGGCGGAGGTGGCGGAGAAGCTGCCGCAGGCCCGCGAGCACGCCATCGTCTTTGCGAACGAGTTCTTCGACGCGTTGCCGGTTGAGATCATCGACCATCGCGGGCTGGTGTGCGTCGGAGAGCGGGAAGGGAGGTTCGTGGAGACGTTCGCGCCGATTGATGAGGCTTACCAGGAGGTCCTGGCGGAATACAGCGTGCGGCCGCAAGCCGGCGAGCGTGTGGAGCGCTGCCTGCAAGCAATGGATCAGATCTTCTTTGCAGGTGAGGCGATGAAGCGCGGGTTCGCGGTTGTGATCGACTACGGATACACACAGGCAGAGCAGATCGCGGGGCGGCACCTCGACACGCTGATGTGCTACCGGGAGCACAAGGCGAGCGAGGACCCCTACGAAGCTCCGGGGGAGCAGGACATCACCGCGCACGTGAACTTCACCGCGCTGGAAGGGTGGGCCGAGAAGGCCTTTCTCTACAAGCTCGGGTTCGTGACGCAGTCGCAGTTCCTGCTGGGCATCGGAGAAGAGACGCAGTTCGCCGACGCGTTCGAAGGGTGCTCCGTTCCGCAGGAGCATGCCAAGGTCGCGCTCCAGCTCAAGCACCTAGTGACGCCGGCGGGGATGGGCGAGACGTTTCACGTGATGGTGTTGGGGAAGGGCGTGGAGCAAGCGCCGCGGTTGAGTGGGTTGGAGTTCAGCAGCAAGCGATAA
- the lpxB gene encoding lipid-A-disaccharide synthase yields the protein MKRILISAGEASGELYAVGLMRALQKRMPDIEFFGVGGEAMKQAGCDVVVESRHLSVVGITEIVSHLPKLYGEFRKLIREADRRKPDAAIVIDSPAFNFKVAKELHARGVPVIYYVVPQLWAWREKRIARFHKWIRKALVIFPFEERWYRERGVDAEFVGHPLAEEQPTTRTREEFTEVFRLDARKDWISLLPGSRSKEIKANFGTMFVGASNFYPECELAVVKAPGVPPDLFQESFDIREPARGPSRAAYHLVSDAASFLKFSRAAVVASGTATVQAALAGTPFVIVYRVSPLTWRLGRGLLKVPFVGMPNLILGRKAVPELLQHDFTPENVARELRPLLEDGPARERMVQDLQEVRQRLLAGSNSLPAAERAAEAVVRTLGW from the coding sequence TATGCCGTCGGCCTGATGCGCGCACTGCAGAAGCGTATGCCGGACATCGAGTTCTTCGGCGTCGGCGGCGAAGCGATGAAGCAGGCCGGCTGCGACGTCGTGGTCGAGTCACGCCACCTCTCAGTCGTCGGCATCACCGAGATCGTCTCGCACCTGCCCAAGCTCTACGGCGAGTTCCGCAAGCTCATCCGCGAGGCCGACCGGCGCAAGCCCGACGCCGCCATCGTCATCGACTCGCCCGCGTTCAACTTCAAGGTCGCGAAGGAGCTGCACGCGCGCGGCGTGCCCGTCATCTATTACGTGGTTCCGCAGCTCTGGGCGTGGCGCGAAAAGCGCATCGCGCGCTTCCACAAGTGGATCAGAAAGGCGCTCGTCATCTTCCCGTTCGAGGAGAGGTGGTACCGCGAGCGCGGCGTGGACGCCGAATTCGTCGGCCACCCGCTGGCGGAGGAGCAGCCTACGACACGCACCCGGGAAGAATTCACGGAAGTCTTTCGCCTCGATGCACGGAAGGATTGGATCTCACTACTTCCCGGCAGTCGGTCCAAGGAGATAAAAGCTAACTTCGGAACGATGTTCGTGGGTGCCAGCAACTTCTACCCGGAATGCGAGTTGGCAGTTGTCAAGGCACCCGGCGTGCCGCCCGACCTGTTTCAGGAGAGCTTCGACATCCGGGAACCTGCAAGGGGGCCTTCCCGCGCCGCGTACCACCTCGTCAGTGACGCCGCTAGCTTTCTCAAGTTTTCCCGCGCCGCCGTCGTCGCCTCCGGCACCGCCACCGTCCAGGCCGCGCTCGCCGGGACGCCCTTCGTCATCGTCTACCGCGTCTCGCCGCTCACCTGGCGCCTCGGGCGTGGTCTCTTGAAGGTACCGTTCGTCGGGATGCCGAACCTCATCCTCGGACGCAAAGCCGTCCCCGAGCTGCTCCAGCACGACTTCACCCCGGAAAACGTCGCCCGGGAGCTGAGGCCCCTGCTGGAAGACGGCCCCGCGCGTGAGAGAATGGTGCAAGACCTCCAGGAAGTCCGGCAGCGCCTGTTGGCGGGCTCGAACAGCCTGCCGGCGGCCGAGCGCGCCGCCGAAGCGGTGGTCCGGACCCTGGGATGGTAA